A segment of the Lycium ferocissimum isolate CSIRO_LF1 chromosome 10, AGI_CSIRO_Lferr_CH_V1, whole genome shotgun sequence genome:
gattatgcaaagttctATGAGATGATCGAAGATGGCAAGCAACCATTATACGAAGGGTGTACGAAGTATTCCAAATTGTCCGTTCTAATCAAATTGTATCATATAAAGTGTCTGTGCCGAATGACTAACAAAGCGATGAGTGTAATATTAGATTTGTTAAAAGATGCCTTTGAGGATGTCAAGATTCCTGTTTCCTTTTATGAGGCCAAGAAAACCATCAACAAACTTGGTCTTAATTATACCAAGATACATGCTTGCCCAAATGattgtattttatattttggagaagacaaTGAAGGCTTGCAAGAATGCAAAAAATGCAAGACATCTAGGTGGAAGGATAATAAAAAGAAACAGCCTGCAAAGATTTTGCGCTACTTCCCACTAAAGCGGAGGCTACAAAGACTGTTCATGTGCTCTAAAACTGTCGAGTCCATAAGATGGCATTCTTTAGAGGGTAACCAAGATGGATTGATGAGGCATCCTAGGGATTCTCAGGCTTGGAAAACATTTGGCTTACTTCATCCTGAATTTGCAACGGATCCTCggaatgttcgactagtcctAGCTAGTGACGGTTTTAATCCTTTTGGAGCAATGTCAACAAATTATAGTATTTGACCAGTGGTTCTTATTCCATACAACCGTCCTCCTTGGGAGTGCATGAAACAaacttctttcattctctcaaTGGTCATTCCAGGAAAACAAATGCCAGGCAATGACATAGACGTGTACTTACAACCTCTTATCCAAGAGTTGAGGGAATTGTGGTATGATGGAGTGCAAACATTAGATTCTTCAAagaatgaaatatttaaaatgcGAGCAGCTTTGATGTGGACAATTAGCGATTTTCCTGGGCTTGGTAACTTATCTGGATGGAACACACACACTCAGTTTTCTTGCCCCACGTGTAACTTTGCTACAAACTCTTATAAGTTGAAGCATAGTAGAAAGTGATGTTTCATGGTTCATCGTCGTTTAGATTGCTAATGGGAAAATCAATCAATTGGAGCCATCGATTACATTATTAAGGTCAAACATCATGAAACAAATGGAGGGCATTCAtatcaattttggaaaagtaCCCGAGTCGAATGATAAAGGTAAAAGAACTCGAGGAAAAATGTTGTTGAAGATGGACCGAGACATGGAGAAAGAGAAGCATATTTTTTTATCTTCCTTATTGGGAATCTAACTTGGTGCGTCATAATCTAGACATTATGCACATTGAGAAGAATGTGTGTGAGAATGTGATATACACTTTGCTCAATGATTCTGGAAAATCCAAAGACAATTCTAAAGCTAGGAAGGATCTTAGAGAAATGGGTATAAGGAAAGAACTCTGGGAAGATGAGAATGGAAATTATTGTCCATCTTTGTTTACTATTTTAAatacaaagaaaaatggatttatgaaaaatgtatttttGCGGACTTTAAAGAATGTTAAAATGCCTGATGGATATGCGAGCAACAAAATGTATTAGGCATTTTAACATTCTTTAAAGTCCGCAAAAATAACTAGACTTGCGTAGGAATATATTAGAAACAACAAAAGCTCTTTGGAATGAAGAGTCATGATTTTCACATTCTCATGCAAAGATTTGTTACCAATTGCCATacgtaaactttttttttttttttttggtgttatgGCGGTTTTAAACCGCCACTTCACAACATAAAAAATGTCGCAATTAACCTATGTATATTACGGCGGTTTCAAAAAAACTGCCGTAATACATTTGTGGCAGACGAAATAACAACGTTTTTTTAAACAGCCGTTTATGCTCTTTGTATGTCGAAACCGCCGCAATAACCAcgttttttgtattatattcAAAGGTGATATAAGAacttatcattttattgattacTCCCCTCCAGTTCAAAATAAACTCATCATTACCcttatcattttattaattactccctccagTTCAAAATAAACTTATCATTACTATATTCGAAGGTGATATAGTAAACTTATCATTTTATCATTTGTATTGAAATTAGTTcctaatttttctttattattaacTACAATCATTTTCTAATGCATTTCCCAATACATTGAATTTATTATATTCGAAGGTAATATAGTAAacttatcattttattaagggaaaagggccaaatatacccctctactttagtttattggctAACTTTGCCCTCTGTTAgccaaagtagtcaaatatacaTCTCCCGTTACAAGTTGGGGCCAAATATATGCACTACTAttaaaaagtttcaaaaataccccCATTTCTAACATATTTAGAACATAAACAAGTCAGCTATTGAAATTGGGTGACATGAACGCACACGTAgcatttaacttattctatgtggtgcctacgtaacaatttttttaaaaacaatctgaaaatttgatttttctataaataaatCTGCTAAAAAGGGCTTTattaaaatctgattttttattttattttataaaacccccttctaagaaaaaaatattctgaaaaattgatttttttaattaaaaaatctgaaaaattattattttttaaatcaatttttcagattttttaaattaatccagatttaaaaaaaaaaattaggacactttaaaaaaaaatactttacagttttccagatttaaaaaaaaaaacattttccaattttttttaaactaaaatatccaattttcgagaatatattttaaaaaaacgggttttattaaacaaaaaagtttcaaatttttaataaaagtcatttttaacatatttatttttagaaaaacaattttccaaattgttttttaaaaaattgtcacGTAGGGACCacatagaataagttaaatgccACAATGTAGTCTACGTCACTAGCAATCTTCAATGATTTAGACTTGCGTGGGAATATATTAGAAATGAGGATTAAACTTTGCTAACCAGAAAAGatattcaaatttcaacttgtaatggaaggggtatatttgactagCAAAAACAAGGGTTAattaataaactaaagtagaggggtatatttgacccatCTCCCTTTTATTAATTACTTCCTCCAATTCAAAATAAATGTTCACCTAGCCTTTAACACACCTGAAGAAAAAATAGATATGCTGACTAAACTATCCATAATTTAAGTTTGTATATTACTATCAACTTGACACATTGAGAGCTGATCACTTAGCACTTAATGGGGGCaaatttgaagagaaaaaaaagttaattccttcttaattatgtaagtggacacttattttgaaaagaaaaaaaaactaattgaACACTTATTATaaaccggagggagtacttcttAATGGTGTGCAAAGTCAAACACGGAGAAATAAATATGGACGGAGGGAGTTATAGATTATGATGATACGTTAGCTATTTtgatggtaactgttgttaatTACGTTCCCTCTAATTATAGGTCAAATAATTTAAGGAGCTAGATTATTCAGGAGAATCTAGATTAGGTGTGAATGATCAATCCACGATAATTGAATAATCCCGGAAGAATAGAATATTGGAATGGACTGCTAATTAGTCAAAGTCAATGAACTTCATAATCTTAAAAAGAATCAGacatataacacatatatattggTCTTTCAAGTAACAATTGTCGGTTATTCAAATATTCACGCACTCCCACGCAAAAACCCACATCTTTTACCCCACCAAGTTTGAAACCCTCTAGCACAAATACACCAAGTTTGAAATTTAACCATTAGGAACCGCTACTCCACTATTTATGGTCTATAGATTACTACTAATTTTCTACAACTATTTGGCAGTTTGCTGAATACTCCAAAACTCGCACAAAAGTCTTcctaataattattattattattttccctattatttcttctttattatTAGTGGATTGAGATTTGAATCAGGTACTACTATAATTGACTAAGTCAGACTTGCAGAGGAAtgccctttcttttgaattttagtttctttcttCATGTAAATCAGCAAACTCGCATTTTATAGAAAAGACTGATACAagatatatagaaaagagttgcATACTTAGATATAGTAAAATGACTAATTAGATATAGTAAAATGACTAGCATCGCAACTCATAAGTTTGCTTCTGTTAATTCTAAGTTTAATGTTCGTACTAATATATAGAATATTGAATAGGTTTTAACTATTCATAACAGAACAATCGCATTTACCAACTATTCACATTTATTGAAACTAGAGGGGCTAATCTTGGGATCTAAGAACAATTActtgtttatttgttttcttatagTATTATTAGTTTGACTATTTGTGGAGACTGTCTCCATGGTTACGTCCGTATATGGAAAacttattataaaaaatatagtcGCCTTTGTCACGCAAAAGCATTagttttgtccatcttctaaaATGATTAGAAGTCAATTTGAACATGACAACGAGAAAACATGTATCACCTTTTTGACTGGAAATATTACACAAAACGTTACAaagaaagaaccaaaaaaattgaattaaattaa
Coding sequences within it:
- the LOC132034924 gene encoding uncharacterized protein LOC132034924 gives rise to the protein MHGEDSNVTMPKISKNTRVKKDTLQPQNLMETMINDACGFTGNNVNDTDMSSESINRNEIFNEEHIERHNEDYAKFYEMIEDGKQPLYEGCTKYSKLSVLIKLYHIKCLCRMTNKAMSVILDLLKDAFEDVKIPVSFYEAKKTINKLGLNYTKIHACPNDCILYFGEDNEGLQECKKCKTSRWKDNKKKQPAKILRYFPLKRRLQRLFMCSKTVESIRWHSLEGNQDGLMRHPRDSQAWKTFGLLHPEFATDPRNVRLVLASDGFNPFGAMSTNYRKQMPGNDIDVYLQPLIQELRELWYDGVQTLDSSKNEIFKMRAALMWTISDFPGLDIMHIEKNVCENVIYTLLNDSGKSKDNSKARKDLREMGIRKELWEDENGNYCPSLFTILNTKKNGFMKNVFLRTLKNVKMPDGYASNKMY